In the Bacillus sp. HSf4 genome, ATCGACGACGATCATGACCAATATGTTAGAAATGGAGCATGCTGTCTCTCTTGCACGGGAAAATCCCGCACTTGGGGTCGGTGTTCATTTGACATTGACAGCAGGCCGTCCGCTTCTCAGCGATCTGCAAACGGTTGCGGATGAGGATGGGAATTTTCGCAAGCTTTCATACTATCAAGGTTTTTTCGACATCGATCTTGATGAAGTGTATAAGGAATGGAAAGCACAGATAGAAAAAGCCCTCACCTGCGGCTTACATCCGACACATATCGACAGCCACCATCATATCCATACATACGGAAATCTTTCCGAGGTGTTTGTAAAGCTGGCGACAGAGTATCATCTGCCCTGCAGAAAGGTGAACGATGACCATCCTTCCTTGTGGAAAAATGTGAAATCGAATGATGCCTTTGAGCTGAAAGTGGACAGACTGAAAGACTTATCATCCTTCCTCGATCTTCATCAAGAGGCGTCGGTCATTGAAGTCATGTGCCACCCGGCTTATGTCGATAAACGGCTGCTCGAGAAATCTTCATACCATTATCCGCGGGTCTATGAGCTTTCATTATTGACAGATCCTTCGTTGAAAACAGCTTTCATACAATGTTCGGATATTCGCCTTATATCTTATGCCAGTCTGTAAAACTGCAATTCTTGTAAAAGCATGTACCCCGGAAATGCCATGGACATTTCCGGGATCAAATAAATAATGACGTTGACAATTCAGAATATTCTAATTATTATTAATTTGTCATAACAAATTTTGCGGTCAATCAAACGTTTGCTTAAAACTGTTCTTGCCATATAAGGTATAGACAACTATACGTATTTTCGTAAACCC is a window encoding:
- the chbG gene encoding chitin disaccharide deacetylase — its product is MKALIINADDFGLSRGVNLGIIEAFQRGVLTSTTIMTNMLEMEHAVSLARENPALGVGVHLTLTAGRPLLSDLQTVADEDGNFRKLSYYQGFFDIDLDEVYKEWKAQIEKALTCGLHPTHIDSHHHIHTYGNLSEVFVKLATEYHLPCRKVNDDHPSLWKNVKSNDAFELKVDRLKDLSSFLDLHQEASVIEVMCHPAYVDKRLLEKSSYHYPRVYELSLLTDPSLKTAFIQCSDIRLISYASL